From a single Oxalobacter vibrioformis genomic region:
- a CDS encoding H-NS histone family protein, which produces MSTYKQIQDQIKQLQQQAEELRKKELGNAISQVKSIMAEFGITFADLGMGSKKKSTRTRAPLAPKYRNPSTGETWSGRGKAPKWIDQKNKEKYLIK; this is translated from the coding sequence ATGTCGACATACAAACAGATACAGGATCAAATCAAACAACTCCAGCAACAGGCGGAAGAATTGAGAAAGAAAGAACTGGGCAATGCCATCAGCCAGGTTAAATCCATTATGGCGGAATTTGGTATTACCTTTGCTGATCTCGGCATGGGTTCAAAAAAGAAAAGCACCCGTACAAGGGCGCCGCTTGCCCCAAAATACCGTAATCCGTCTACGGGAGAAACATGGTCAGGGCGCGGGAAAGCACCCAAATGGATCGATCAGAAAAACAAAGAAAAATACCTGATTAAATAA
- a CDS encoding putative toxin-antitoxin system toxin component, PIN family, whose translation MNTSCIVLDTNVCLDLFVFHDSRCNALAQMLERGTVKAVTQDDCRDEWLRVLMYPVLSLDEPVRRRCMTEYDNVIYCRDFEKKNYAILPLCQDQDDQKFLEVAYDANAKFLVTKDKALLKLAAKARKSSLFQIIKPEQSYLISTAIKTD comes from the coding sequence ATGAATACATCCTGTATTGTTCTGGATACCAACGTTTGCCTGGATCTTTTCGTTTTTCATGACAGCCGCTGCAATGCACTGGCGCAGATGCTGGAAAGGGGAACAGTAAAAGCCGTAACGCAGGACGACTGCCGGGATGAATGGCTAAGAGTGCTTATGTACCCCGTTCTCTCCCTGGATGAACCCGTTCGCCGGCGATGCATGACCGAATATGATAATGTCATTTACTGTCGTGATTTTGAAAAGAAAAACTATGCGATTCTCCCGCTGTGCCAGGATCAGGACGATCAAAAGTTTCTTGAAGTCGCTTATGATGCCAATGCAAAATTTCTGGTAACAAAAGACAAAGCCTTATTAAAGCTGGCCGCAAAAGCAAGGAAATCCTCTCTTTTTCAAATCATAAAACCGGAACAGTCATATCTGATATCAACCGCGATTAAAACAGATTAA
- a CDS encoding RidA family protein, translating into MPCYEKLKALQIELPEVAEPVAAYVMYVQTGNTVYLSGHIAKKNGQPHVGQLGKNISVEEGRVAARNIAIDMMATLQAACGGNLNRVKRIVKVLSLVNSTGDFTEHHLVTNGASELLVEIFGQKGRHARSAFGVAQIPTGACVEMEMIAEIE; encoded by the coding sequence ATGCCTTGTTATGAAAAATTGAAAGCACTGCAGATTGAGTTGCCTGAGGTTGCCGAGCCGGTTGCCGCTTATGTCATGTATGTCCAGACAGGTAATACCGTGTATTTATCCGGCCACATTGCCAAAAAGAATGGGCAGCCCCACGTTGGCCAGTTGGGCAAAAATATTTCTGTCGAGGAAGGGCGTGTTGCCGCACGCAATATTGCTATCGACATGATGGCTACACTTCAGGCCGCATGTGGCGGAAACCTTAATCGTGTCAAACGGATTGTCAAGGTGTTGAGCCTGGTGAATTCCACGGGCGACTTTACCGAACATCATCTGGTTACCAATGGTGCGTCAGAATTGCTGGTTGAGATTTTTGGCCAGAAAGGCCGGCATGCGCGTTCGGCGTTCGGCGTCGCACAGATTCCGACAGGGGCCTGTGTTGAAATGGAAATGATTGCCGAAATTGAATAA